A region of the Vigna unguiculata cultivar IT97K-499-35 chromosome 9, ASM411807v1, whole genome shotgun sequence genome:
tccgtaaaaaaaattcatcttcattcccatacccaaactcaacgggtatcaaacttttgtcccatccacATCctaccgggtaacgggtataatctcgtacccatattCGTATCCGTTCTCTTACtactttattattaattttaaataatttttataaaataataaaaaaattacggtaaagaaaacataatattatcaaatattcaatattaggaggatggttgtttcattgatatcaaatactttgaaataaattataattgtttacatttagtagaataccaaataaaattttatgaaaatcaaaacattcattaaatttgcaaactgcaaacattaatcaaacctagttgataaaatttataaatatttttaaaaaaatataaaaggaaaacaaatattcaaattaaaatatattttaaatgtttgtttacttcaatttttttaaattataatgaatctcttttttatgcactaataaaaatgataatacatcacttgatcaaaatgacgcaaagaacatataataaacataataataaaatgttgacataaatcttgtatcttttaaactctaatatatgttggatggtgataaaaaaaattcatggaaattatattaaatttttatattatagtaaataaaagttatttatacaattatagtgaaaaaattacagtatgattgataattagttaaaaaataaattagataaaatatattgaaatagtattctacatgatgaacataaacaacaaataaaaatattaaaaattaacaaatgtgtgtctgagaaacaatttgaaagactattgaaagaaatcgcacaaagaaaaacaaatgtataattaagggtatgataagatggaAAATACCTTAAagatttaagaaatttttttaaatatcgatatatatactcaatggttgagaaatagcGAAAATTGTTTAAGGAAAACAAAATAGttctttaaatgaaacaaaaattaataataataagttaagaatttttttttatattacctagtaaatgaaagctTTATGCTATTAAAGACTTAAATTGAGTATTAAACATattcatgtgaaaggaaaatatacaataaataaaaatattaaaaaaataatagaaatattcaaatatgagacataaaaagtttttaattgacatacatcattttaacataattatataaaaggttataataagatgaaaaatatattggagatgagaatgtgtttcatgacaaaccaaataatagaagaaataaaaagtatatatatatatatatatatatatatatatatatatatatatatatatatacacacacacacacacacacatatatatatggttacataattgaattgtgaatattttaataatttatacgAGGACAGAGATACAACGGgaacgggtattatggcggggatatgtacatccccatacccattcCTATACCTCGGgaattccccatacccatactcatactcAGTCAATGCAAGaattctccgtcaaaacggagatgagttcgggcaatacccatatggacggatttatttgccatctctacatATAACATTATTAGAGCAACAcatttcattcattcatttatcATATCATTACGCATTACATGCATTGCTTCTAgcattttattaacatttagaTAATAGTAGATTAGTTCAATAGTTAATTTTTCCTTACCATAGTTCTCATACAATTTGCATCTTTAAGTATTTGTGTTCACGGATTGATACCGAGGTTACCTCTGTATATTACATTCTACGAGAAAATTAGATTTACATAAATAGCGCACtgaaaaaatatgttataataaagaattttttaatcataaatattatgtaaattcaattttataatggtgtattcaattttatgattttgattatttttgtaaaatacggttctttttctaacaattccattttgttttaatatttttcgagtagaaaaattatgattaatacCATACttttcaattagatttcaaaaatttttattttcaaaattttcaccaTGATCATTTTTAACGAAAATAATCGAAAAACCTTTAAAAAAAAAGCACATTGTGGAATTTTTGTGAATAATTCGTGTTTTTTTTTCCCTTAGAAGAATTTATGCGGGTTGAGTTACTATTTATATTAGGGTAAGGGGGCTCTGGGTATGACAGAAGGTTAGTGGTTGGTTAGAAGGCCTTCGCCGTACTGGGCCTTACGGACTTCCATAGTTAAGGTGCCGCCCAAGGCTACGCCTCCTAcatcatacatacatacatacgtATACATACATGCGTATGCATACGTACGTGTATATCAACTACTAATGTGTGAATCTTCTTCATTCATAGTAGTACAAATGTGGTTCCAAACATACTGCATCCAACAAGTTCATCTTTGTTTTCAGctttttaatacatattttcGATGCTGATAACATTCGACCAGATAAACTGAATTCAGAAGAAGgagaaatataaaaagagaaaataagtggattatgataaaaacaaataatcttATTGTGATggtttaaaatgaaatatttgtaaatcaaATTTCTCCTGTAGGACTAAGATCACATGCAGTTGATAAACTGAACTGTCGGCTCCTGCTGCTTCATCCAATTAATGCAGATTAATAAATTGTTTTGTTATGCTTTTGAAATGATTTTGCAGCAACAAAATTCTGTGCAGTTGTTGCAATCACAAaagaatctttttttttttttcaaatggaaGGAAATGGTGCCCTACAAAATTGCAGTATATAGACTTGCATCTTATCTTTCTAGACATACAGGAATTTAAAACTTATGAAATAATGTCAAGTCCTATCtcaataatgacaaaaaatcaAATGGTACTCCCGAATTTTGATCCTATGCAGTTTCTAGAGAAATGAATgaccctttattttatttatatagcAAATTAGTCTTTAGAAtacaatttcattttaattttattagattcAGAGTgcagttataattaattttaatttttcatgtaTGTAAATAATACAtcgaaatatatataatttaataatatcaattcACACAATCATCACAAGTCCATGTtttaccttttcttttcctAGTTAACAGAACaggaaatataataaaacagagatgattgaaattTACTACAAAAGTTTTCAatgaattttatcttttaatattttttataaaataaaaatatcattttaatatggGTCGCACATGAATGAGTTTATTAAATTGGAAGAAatttacttataaattaaaaatagtggtttatttaagaaatttttgtaactcacaattttttttttcaattttaatctatctgtcaacattttatttaatttttttctaaatttgagtcactattatgaaatgATTATATGAGTATAGGAAAGTAAAagtggtggtgatggttggAGGAGATGAGTTAAAAGTTATCTTTTGGGATGAAAATGACATGAAAAGAAGATATATTTGAGTTGGAAAGTGTTGGAGAAGTATTTCACGGGAATGTATTGCAGAAAAATTTGATTACAGACGAGACAACGCGAGAGAATAAGAGTCGCTAGGATCAATAAATTCCTGTGGGATTGAGACATGGACAAAGTAAACGCCTTCCCAAGACAAACAAACAACATTATTTCACGTACTAAACTTCCCCCTATTGACTTCATAATCCTAACACCCGCCAACTCCAAAAACAACCACAATTAGGTACAAACTTAACCTACGCAGTTTTCATGCATGTCTTTGCTTTTCCCAACATTCAAATCACACAGCTAACCCGAAATGGCCACTCTAACTCTTGCTTAAGCAAAACTGTAACACTGTGAGGACCACCCTGATTAAGTACACACCAACACATATATGAGCAAACAGAATTGACAAACCCAAAAAAATCAGTCAAATCATAAGTCAAACCTCATCTCCTGAATGCACGAGAAATTACTACCACGCACTTATAGTTCCAAACCAATGGATGATGAGAGATTAATTTTATCGCGTAAAGGTTGACAAGAGAGTGTGAGATTTTTTGTTGAACGAAGCTTTGGAGAGTTCAGTTTGAGAGTAACTAAAAGGGAACCAAGGctcaagagtttcaagaaagaTCTCACTGAGACGCAAAAAGGGGGTGAGAGCAAGAAACCACAACCAGGAACCAGTCTCGGGAAAAACACCCCAGAATCAAATCAGAATCATGGAAAAGGGTAGTTTGGGGAATTAACccctctctttctctctgcaCAGGAAATTAACCCCTCTCTCTTTCGCCACCTTTATGCTTTCGCCTTTATCTCCACCCAAACAGTACCACACACGCACCTTCCACTCCTCACTTTCCAAACCATGGATCCGGACGCATTCACCGCCAGCCTATTCAAGTGGGACCCACGCACCGTCCTCCCCGCCGCACCGCCCTCTCGGCCCCCGCCGCCGCTCCTGGACTATGCTGTCGCCCCGCCCGCCGTCGCCCCCTCTTACCACCCCGCGAGGGCGGCGCCCCGCGAGCTCGGCGGCCTCGAGGAGCTCTTCCAGGCCTACGGCATCCGTTACTACACGGCGGCCAAGATCGCCGAGCTCGGGTTCACGGTGAGCACGCTGGTGGACATGAAAGACGAGGAGCTCGACGACATGATGAACAGCCTCTCCCAGATTTTCCGCTGGGATCTCCTCGTGGGCGAACGCTACGGCATCAAAGCCGCCGTCAGAGCCGAACGACGTCGCATCGACGACGAGGACATCAAACGCCGCACTGGTAACCTCCTCTCCGCcgacaccaccaccaccaacgcCCTCGATGCTCTCTCTCAAGAAGGTACACCATACCGAATGCTCGTTCTATACCTAATTAGCACTTGTTGTATGCGAACTAACGGTGTCATCGTTTATAGTTAGTATTACTATGATAGTGATAATTATTACGCGGTACTACGTTGGCCAGCTTTATAATCCTTTGGCTAGTTAAACTTGAAACAAAAGTGTCACTAGCTAATTTATTCTACTGTTATATTAAACTACTGTTCTATGCTACAACAGAAAAGTCAGCAGGTACTAGCAGTGCTACAGCTAATAGGCTGAGTaatttgctattccatgagcgTACATCATGGAATAGAAAAAAACATGCGTTAAGAATGAAGTAGTCTCTTAGATGGATCTATGTAGAGAAGAAACAtgtgtatatgtgtgtgtgcgtgtgagATATAAGGAATGATGAAGAAGGGTATTGAGATTGATATTATTGTAGGTTTGTCGGAGGAGCCAGTGGTGCAACGAGAGAAGGAGGCGGTGGGGAGCGGGGGAGGGAGCACGTGGGAGGTGGTTGCGGCGGAGGAGAGGAGGAAGCAGCAGAGGAGGCGGAGGACGAGGATGAAAGAGCAGGAGGAGAGGGAGGATGTGGAGGATGAAGAGGGAGAAGAGAACGAGGAGGGGAACAACAACAGTGGTGGAGGTTGTGAGAGGCAGAGGGAGCACCCATTCATCGTGACGGAGCCTGGGGAGGTTGCACGTGGGAAGAAGAATGGGTTGGACTATCTGTTTCACCTCTACGAGCAGTGCCGGGAGTTCTTGATGCAGGTCCAGGCCATCGCGAAGGACCGCGGTGAAAAATGCCCCACCAAGGTATTCTTGTCAtgactcactcactcactcactcactcgcTCAGCCGTGTCTTTCTTCTGATCACTCTGACTCTGCCACTCACTTGCGTTGTTGTGTTGTTCCGTTTGAATAATGTTGTGTTGCCGTGACGTTGGCGCGGAACACGTGACAGGTCAGGGAGTCTCGTGAGGGGTCCATCTTCCTTTAAAACTGGAATTTTGTCTCCGTACAAGCCAAGTGAATTATCCAGTTACAACTCCTATACTTGCTTCCCTACCACCCCACACCATAAGCACCCGCAAGTCAAAGTCTTGCATGTGTCCCCATTTCCCCTTTCACCCACTGGATCCTCGCATGCCCTTATAACAACAATCCCTATCCACCCGTATCTAtcatttctcattctcttcttcatTAATTTCATCTCCCTCGCCCACCCCCTactatcattattatattaatataattatttttctacttACACCTAATTTTCATTACGcaacataatttagtatatacTTGGGAGTGCAGGTGACAAATCAGGTGTTTAGGTACGCGAAGAAAGCTGGAGCGAGCTACATCAACAAGCCAAAGATGCGACACTACGTCCACTGCTACGCCTTGCACTGTCTGGACGAGGAGGTGTCGAACGAGCTTCGTAGGGCGTTCAAGGAGAGAGGAGAGAACGTTGGAGCCTGGAGACAAGCATGTTACAAGCCCCTTGTGGCCATCGCAGCGCGTCAAGGATGGGACATTGATGCCATATTCAATGCCCACCCTCGTCTTTCCATTTGGTACGTTCCCACCAAGCTCCGTCAGCTTTGTCACGCCGAGAGAAACAGCGCCGCCGCTTCCAGCTCCGTCTCTGTCGGCAGCGCTCACCTTCCCTTCTAGTTATGCATCTAGTGCTGCTTCAGTAACTGCCATAGTTAGTAATAGATGTATTtagttactattattattattattattattattattattattattattatatgtgtaGAACCTCCCACGCCACGTTATGAAATGAACAACATATGTATAGCAACGGAGGACTTTTTTTTAGCAACCAAAAAATGCGTATCTTCGATTACGTATCTTTCATAAATCATTTACTTCCTTTGTTCTTTTCCATCGTTTGTATGTTTCTGGTCTGGTTCTTCCTTTCTTTATGCTGGTATTACATTGTCGCCTAATTTGAGAATTTAGACTTAAATTTGTTTCGATCAAATCGTGGTTACTATTTTTTTTCGTATTGAGTTCATAAAAATTGGGCCCAAGTTTTGTGCCTTCAACTATATAGATAACTACTCCAAATTTTTGTCACTTGATgcatgaaattttatatatatatataaaaaaacatggaTAAAAATGTATGCTCTATTGGATAAAGATCCTCCTTCACAAAGACGATATCAACCGCAGATGCCATGCCATAATAAAAGCTAGTTTGATGGGGAAGGGGGTGcatatataaaaagtttaattctgCTTATATAAGAGGATCTTTTTCAATAATGCAAATAACGACGAAATAAATGgtattttaaagttataatcaataaatacaatttaataGTATGGATTATACTACAATGATTAATGATATGTTAACATACATCGTTATGATACAATTATTTAGCAACTTGTTATAATAATGTGCATGTTTGAAATGATACTATAAGATGGTTCTCAAGGATAGGTGTATATACGACCCAATCGGTATGACAATAGGAATGATCTATTATAATGCCTTGGCCGAACGGTTAACACAGTATAATTACTCGATTGAACCCTAATTAGGCGTTCTGAAAAGTAAAAATCCATCAAGTATAAATATGGCATGTAGGCAAGGATTTAAGAACTTTTTGAGTCAtttatactttatatatttGTGTAGAccgaaaaattatttaagttgcTTTTTGACCCAATGACAAGGAACATTCAAAGAAAGAGGATTATGAGACTAAATTTAGAATCGGTGTTACAAAAACATTTAATCGAGTTTGTATTTGATCTTATGGTGACCACTAGGAATATGACAAGTAATGGAGCATTATCATTCATTTTATCGAAGGTGTATGATCCTTGGAAATTATATGCTTTGGATAATTATCTTCATCTTGTTTTGTGATTTGTTAGCAAGGTATTTGGTTCAGGAGGAAGAAGACTAAACATCTCCAACAGAATGAAGGATGTTGTCGTGAGAAAACATAAAGATTTAAGGACAAATCCTTTTTAAGAGGGAGGAGACGATGACAACCTCCCTAGCCATGACAAAGAGCTTACAAGAGGATAGATGTCATTTGTGAAAGGTGGACACAAATCCACATCTTTTGGGCCTATATAAATTATGTtagcaaaagaagaagatgatgaagatcattcttcaaaattaaatttttatgatgataaaaGCAAGTCCAAGAACTTAAAGTAATGACAAAAGATATTAGAAgatttgtattttgtttatgtatttGATTGAGCCTTTGTAATAAGTCATATATTAGTGAATAGATTGATTGTAGGTGTATTATACCACACGGATAGAGTTGGAAACAATAAGTACCCGACCCTAGCCGCCAAATTATAAGCTCTGTTTAATCCCATCGCATACAAAACTAAGACATACATAGCAGCTAGACCTGCATATCGACATAGATTGCCTACTCtgaacttataaaataataatataacatgcAAAATTGACCCTTAAGCTTGATATTTGGGTCTTGAATAGGCCCACACAAGCccaaaagagataaaaaaaacccACTTGAGGCATAGCCCATGGACTAGGTAATTTGTGgttaatattctataaatacaagtggactccagtaattaaaggtacgcaattCATTATCCCTACAACTATAATTTGACTTTTGGAGCTCTTGCTAACTTGATCGTCAGAGTTCTTTCTGTAGGTAACCTCCAAAATGTTCAAATCCGACAACAAGGCATGAAGACGTATTCTACAGAACCGAGGATCCATATCAGGAAATCAAGGATTGGGTAAGAGATAATTCATGCTCCTTTATATCTTATCATTgtttctgcaggaacaattggcgcccaccgtggggcatgACTTAGTATCTTACCAAAGCAATCTGAGAACCTGCAAAGATGGTTTCAACACGTAGTAGAGCTGGTGTATCGAAGGAGTCAGAAACAAGGCCTAAGAAGGTTGTAACAAACTAGTTGGACTTGGTTGCCATCTTAGAAGGGCAGGCCAAAATGCAGCAAGAGTTCGCTGACTTCAAGAAGCGCAACGCTAATGAGATGGAGACGCTGAGATAGGAGAATACTCGACTTAGAAGGAAGATAAAGGCAGATGCCACCCAGAGGGGCAAAAAAAAAGAGGACTCCAAGACTCTTGTATGTCAGCTAACTAAGGAAGAAATTGAGTACAACCCTACCCCCCACACCATCACCACGACCCACCACACATCCACCCTTCCCACCCATCATACGCCACCC
Encoded here:
- the LOC114164786 gene encoding protein UNIFOLIATA; amino-acid sequence: MDPDAFTASLFKWDPRTVLPAAPPSRPPPPLLDYAVAPPAVAPSYHPARAAPRELGGLEELFQAYGIRYYTAAKIAELGFTVSTLVDMKDEELDDMMNSLSQIFRWDLLVGERYGIKAAVRAERRRIDDEDIKRRTGNLLSADTTTTNALDALSQEGLSEEPVVQREKEAVGSGGGSTWEVVAAEERRKQQRRRRTRMKEQEEREDVEDEEGEENEEGNNNSGGGCERQREHPFIVTEPGEVARGKKNGLDYLFHLYEQCREFLMQVQAIAKDRGEKCPTKVTNQVFRYAKKAGASYINKPKMRHYVHCYALHCLDEEVSNELRRAFKERGENVGAWRQACYKPLVAIAARQGWDIDAIFNAHPRLSIWYVPTKLRQLCHAERNSAAASSSVSVGSAHLPF